In Clostridium sp. JN-1, one genomic interval encodes:
- a CDS encoding DUF4397 domain-containing protein, translating to MFSCPYYDNYLRQRQASSHIRLLHASPNLAAVDVYANGSLIARNFRFKNFTEYMPISPGNYRIRVYPAGASNNIVLDANVSIGPDQIFTIAIVGLLPNISLKSILDPKMPIMRNNVMLRFANLAPNVLKTDLAFQGGKVIFPGVNYLGVTNYTMLNPETYNFELRLPNTNKRILLVPNVRLKGNRFYTMYAVGLAEGTPALQMLIPLDGNSYIR from the coding sequence ATGTTCTCGTGTCCATATTATGATAACTACCTAAGGCAAAGACAGGCATCTTCACATATTAGATTACTCCATGCTTCTCCAAATTTAGCAGCAGTAGATGTATATGCAAATGGATCGCTAATTGCTAGAAATTTTAGATTTAAAAATTTTACGGAATATATGCCAATTTCTCCGGGAAATTATAGAATTAGAGTGTATCCAGCTGGTGCTTCAAATAATATTGTCTTGGATGCAAATGTAAGTATTGGACCAGATCAAATATTTACGATAGCAATAGTAGGGCTGCTTCCAAATATATCTTTAAAGTCTATATTAGATCCTAAAATGCCTATAATGAGAAATAATGTAATGTTAAGGTTTGCAAACTTAGCTCCTAATGTTTTAAAAACAGATTTAGCTTTTCAAGGTGGAAAAGTTATTTTCCCAGGTGTCAACTATCTTGGAGTAACAAATTATACTATGTTAAATCCAGAAACTTATAATTTTGAGTTAAGATTACCAAATACAAACAAAAGAATACTGCTAGTACCTAATGTTAGACTTAAGGGAAATAGATTTTATACTATGTATGCTGTAGGATTAGCAGAAGGAACTCCTGCATTACAAATGTTAATACCATTAGACGGAAACAGCTATATAAGATAA